CTCACCAACCCTCCCGCCTGAGACACGCTCAAGGTTTGGCCATAAAGTTTACCCAATACGCCCACCATTGACGCTTGCAGCGCCGTTAACACCGGCATGGTGGCAAAGGGCAAAGGAACTGCCGCAACCGTTGCTGCCATCACCGCAAATGCTGCAATATAACGCCGTCCCACATCTCTATATAAACTGCCTAACTGCTTACCAACCCCTTGATCCAAAAGCTGATAAATGGCACGAGACTCGGCTTCTGGCAGCAAATCTCCCAAAGTATCCCGCAATTGTTCTAGACCGTAAAATACGGGTGTATACCCATCTTCCTCTAGGGTAAAATCAATTAAAATGACCCGATCTGGCTCTAGAGCGCGATCGCCCTTCAATCCCTCTTCAATGGCAGAGGCTGCCCGTTGTAAAGACTCGAACTCTGGAGGATAAACCGGGTGATTCTCCACATCCGCAGGATACAGCTCATGTAAACAAGTAATTGCCAACAAACAGGGAACCTGGGGATACTTTTGGCGCAGTTTTTGCACCACTTGACGCAGAGTATCGGTGGCAAAATCATTAATCTTAACCGTTAAAATCAATACCTTAGCGCCCTTTGTCTCCCCTTCCAACTCCTGCGCCAACTCCTCAATAATCCGATCCGTATCCTGCTCAACATCTCCCAACCCCACTGTATCCGTAAAAATCAATAACGGTAAATCCTCTGAGGGATAAGCATAGCGTTCTGTATGTTGGGTATGGGGACGGAACCCTTGACCGACAATTTCCGCCGAAACTCCGGTTAGTCCCCTGACTATGGAACTTTTTCCGGTTTGTGGTTTGCCAATGAGTAGCGCTTCTGTCGTGGGTAATTCCGATCGCACCCGATCCAGAATTTCGGCGATTTGCTCCTCACTGACTTGAAACCACTGATTCACCCTAAACCACTTATGCATTGTTAAGGATTAATGATTAATTATCTGACGCAGATCCTGTAAGGTTTTGGCTATTTTGTCCCCAGAAAGGAGATCTTGAGCCATGGATAAACCCGTCTCTACGCTACCACAATACCCACAGCGCCAGAGATAAAATCCACCGTTCCAGATTGCAGAGTTCAAGAGGGGGGTGGGTTGATGGTCTAAAATGGCTTGGATTGAGGCGATCGCCATCTCTTCCGATTCTAATCCTACA
The nucleotide sequence above comes from Roseofilum capinflatum BLCC-M114. Encoded proteins:
- a CDS encoding GTPase family protein, with the translated sequence MHKWFRVNQWFQVSEEQIAEILDRVRSELPTTEALLIGKPQTGKSSIVRGLTGVSAEIVGQGFRPHTQHTERYAYPSEDLPLLIFTDTVGLGDVEQDTDRIIEELAQELEGETKGAKVLILTVKINDFATDTLRQVVQKLRQKYPQVPCLLAITCLHELYPADVENHPVYPPEFESLQRAASAIEEGLKGDRALEPDRVILIDFTLEEDGYTPVFYGLEQLRDTLGDLLPEAESRAIYQLLDQGVGKQLGSLYRDVGRRYIAAFAVMAATVAAVPLPFATMPVLTALQASMVGVLGKLYGQTLSVSQAGGLVSAIAGGFLAQAIGRELVKFIPGFGSAIAASWAAAYTFALGETACVYFGDLMGGKKPDPSKIQSVMREAFQGAKERFKNQ